GCCGGGTCCAATTACCTCGCTCAAACCGTAAATATCTATTGCCTTAAGTTTTAGTTTGGTCTCAATTTCTTTGCGCATGCTTTCGCTCCAGGGTTCGGCGCCAAAAATACCCACGCGCAGTTTCAATTCTTCAGGTGCGATGCCCATATCGGCCATCACTTCGGCTAAAAACAAGGCGTACGATGGCGTACAGGCAATTACCGATGAGCCAAAGTCTTGCATTAACTGAATTTGTTTTTGCGTGTTTCCTCCGGAAATTGGAATTACTGTTGCCCCCAGGTTTTCGGTACCGTAATGCATGCCCAAACCTCCGGTAAACAAGCCGTAACCGTAGGCAACCTGCACAATATCGTTGCGCGTAACACCGGCCATACATAGCGTGCGGGTTACCACTTCGGCCCACATATTTAAATCGTTGCGGGTATAGCCCACCACGGTTGGTTTTCCGGTTGTTCCCGAACTGGCGTGTACTCTAACAATTTCGCTCATGGGTACAGTAAACATCCCGAAGGGGTAGTTATCGCGCAAATCGGTTTTATTGGTAAAAGGTAGGTTTTTCAGGTCTTCAATCGAACGCACATCACCGGGCAGCATTCCTATTTCCTGCATTTTGGCCCGGTAACTGGGTATGTTATGGTAAATACGCTGAACTGTTTGTTTTAAGCGCTCTCCCTGCAGGGCTGCCATTTCGTCTCGGGAGGCACATTCTATCTTTTCATTCCAAATCATAAATTTGTTGATCTTTGGTTTTTGTTTGTATTATCCGGGTTTTACAATAAACTATTTTATGAGCTTATTTCCCGTAAACGATTTTATCATCTAATATTTTAACATGATTGATTTCCAATCTGCGCACTGCTTCAAGAATATCAGGAACTTCAAGCAGCAGAATTGCCTGGTTGCTTTGTGCAATCAAACGGGTGTAGGCACTTTCAATATGTATTCCGGCCCGGGCAATTTTTATCAGCAACTCGTCCAGTCCCCCGGCTTCGTCTTTCATCTCCAGGGCAATAACTTCTTTCATGGCAACGGCATTGCCTTTATCCGACAATACTTTGTATGCCTTATCCGGCTGATCAACAAGAAGGCTTAACACTCCCCACCCGTGCGACATATTATTTAATGTTAGCGAGCGGATATCAATTGCTTCTTTTTTCAGCAGTGCAGTTATTGCTTCAAAATGTGTGATTTTATTTTCAAGAAATACCGAAATCTCAAATGCCATAATTTTCGTTTTTTGGTTTATTTAAGCTATCGTGTAAATTTATAAGTATTCTTTTAAACATTCTCATTTTTTGTCAGCAATGTAACGGCCACCAAAACAATTATCGACACAGGCAATGCAAACACCAGAGGGTCTATAATCATCCATGGAAATTTGGCTATTAAAAAATCCTTTCCGAAGATGGCATTGCATATTCCCAGTGGCTCTGCCTCTTTTTGGTGCAAAAATGCCAGGGCAAAAGCGCTGCTTAAAAAACCTGCAAGCATGCTCCATTTCGCAGCGGTGCGTGTAACACTTTTCCAGTAAAGGGCGGCAATGTAAACCGGCAAAAAGGTGGCCGCGCAAATTCCGAAGAAAATGGCTGTGCCACGCGCTACAATGCTACCGGGCAGCTGGTAACCAATAATTATGCTGATTAAGATGGCCACCACAATGCCGAGGCGGGTAATCAGCATTGTATTCCATTTTTTTGATGGACTGAGCTGTTCGACAAAATCGCGGCCAATGGAAGTTCCCATGGCATGAAATTGCGAACTCAGGGTTGACATTCCGGCCGATAACAAGGCCAGCATAAACAAGTAAACAAACCACTCTGGCATTGCAGAGTTAATAAATTCGGGAATAATTAAATCTATATTTCCTTTGGCAACTTCAATGGATAGCTGTCCTTTTTCGTTAAAAAAATACAGGTTTGAGAGCGCCCCTACCGTGTAGATAAAACCGGTAACCACAAATATAAAAAGTCCTCCGGGAAGAATGGCCCGGTTTAACTCGCGATTACTTTTAACGGTCATAAAACGCACAATTAGCTGTGGCTGCGCCAAAACACCAATTCCTACACCCAAAATAATATTGGTAACCAGCACCCACCACCAGGCCGAGTTCATTTTTGGAAAAGCCGTCCAACCCTCGTGTCCTTTGGCCTGTAAACTTTCCGGAACCAGGTTGGCCATATTGGTTAGCGCTTCGTGTGCCGCCCCTACACCTCCCAGTTTCGAATACGTTACTATCAGCAAGAAGAACATACTCATAAACATGATGGTTCCCTGAAGCGCATCAGTATACATAACTCCCTTTAGGCCACCGGCAATTACATAGGCTGCAATTATTACCGAGAAAAAGGTAAGGGCCACCGAAAAATCAATTTCAAAAATATTTTCGATAAAACGGGCGCCACCAATTAATACCACAGCGGCATAAAGTGGCATGGCTACAAAAATCATTAATCCGCTAACCATTTGAATGGTTTTCGAATTAAATCGTTTACCCAGAAACTCCGGAAAGGTATGCGCATCGAGTTGGCGTCCCATCGACCGGGTTTTTCGGCCAAAGAAGATAAAGGCAATAAATACCCCTATCAGAATATTCAGAAAGGTAAGCCAAATAAGTCCCATACCATAAACAGCCGAAATCCCGCCAAAACCAATTATTGCCGAAGTTGAGATAAAAGTTGCTCCATACGACATGGCCATAACAAAGGGATGAATTTCGCGCCCTCCGAGCAAATAATCTTTTGCGGTTTTTGTTCCTTTGTAACCCCGATAACCCAGGTATGCAATTACCAAAAGATAGGCTACCAGCACTATTCCGAGCGTAAAAGTATTCATAATAATAGCTTTATTGATAAAAAATGAAGACCTGAAAAATAACCATCGTCCAACGCTTCATTTTTACTTATGAGTTGATTTAATTGATTCCCTTGAAACACTTGGCCAGGTGCTCGTCGGATGTTTTTGGCGTGGCCAGCGATACTGCCACAAGCACAATTATTGAAATTGGCATGGCAATAATAATGGGGTCCATAATCATCCACGGAAATTTTGTGGCCAAGGTTGGCTGACCAAAAATAGCCTGACAAATACCAAGTGGTTCCGATTCTTTTACGTGCATAAAAGCCAGGGCAAAAACACTGGCCAGCAAACCCGACAGAATACTCCACATGGCAGCAGTTTTGCTTACTCGTTTCCAATACAACGATGCAAAATATACCGGTAAGAACGCCGCTGCACAAACACCAAAAAAGATGGCTGTTCCGCGTGCTACAATACTTCCGGGCAGCTGATATCCGATAAGAATACTTATTGCAATTCCTACAATTATACCGATACGCGTTACAAACATGGTATCGAATTTTTTATTCGGAAATACATTTTCAAAGAAATCGCGTCCGAGCGAGGTACCCATGGCATGAAACTGCGAACTAAGCGTTGACATACCAGCCGAAAGTAGCGCCAGCATAAACAAATATACAAACCACTCGGGCATAGCAGCATTTATGTATTCCGGAATAATTAAATCCACATTTCCTTTAGCCACCTGAATAGCCAGCTGCCCCGATTCGTTGTAAAAAAACAGGTTGGTTAGTCCGCCTACGGTAAAAATAAATCCGGTAGCCACAAAAATAAATACGCCGCCAATCAGCACTGCGCGGTTTAACTCGCGATTACTTTTTACGGTCATAAACCGAACCACCAGTTGGGGCTGTGCCAAAACACCAATTCCAACGCCCAAAATTATATTGGTTACCAGCACCCACCACCAGGCTGAATTCATTTTCGGAAAAGCCGTCCAGCCCTCGTGCCCTTTGGCTTGCAAACTCTCGGGAACCAGGTTGGCCATATTGGTTAAGGCCTCGTGGGCGGCCGATACACCTCCCAGTTTTATATAGCTCACAATCAGCAAAAAGAAGAGGCTTAAAAACATAATTGTTCCCTGCAAGGCATCGGTATACATTACCCCCTTTAACCCGCCGGCAATTACATATGCTGCAATTATTAACGAGAAAAAGGTAAGCGCAATAGAGAAGTCGATTTCAAAAATACTTTCGATAAAGCGTGCGCCGCCAATTAAAACAACGGCAGCATAAAGTGGCATGGCTATAAAAATTACCGCACCACTGATAATTTGTATTTTTTTAGATTGAAAACGATTGCCCAAAAACTCGGGAAAGGTATGTGCATCGAGGTTGTGCCCCATTTTTCGGGTTATTCGGCCAAAAAAGATAAAGGCAATAAACACTCCCACAAAAATATTTAATACGGTAAGCCAAATAAGCCCCATACCATACACGCCTGCCACCCCGCCAAAACCAATAATTGCAGAGGTAGAAATAAAGGTTGCACCATACGACATGGCCATCACAAAAGGATGTATTTCGCGTCCGGCCAAAAGATAATCTTTTGCTGATTTGGTGGTTTTATACCCTTTGTAGCCGA
Above is a genomic segment from uncultured Draconibacterium sp. containing:
- a CDS encoding phenylacetate--CoA ligase; protein product: MIWNEKIECASRDEMAALQGERLKQTVQRIYHNIPSYRAKMQEIGMLPGDVRSIEDLKNLPFTNKTDLRDNYPFGMFTVPMSEIVRVHASSGTTGKPTVVGYTRNDLNMWAEVVTRTLCMAGVTRNDIVQVAYGYGLFTGGLGMHYGTENLGATVIPISGGNTQKQIQLMQDFGSSVIACTPSYALFLAEVMADMGIAPEELKLRVGIFGAEPWSESMRKEIETKLKLKAIDIYGLSEVIGPGVSCECEHQVGMHVNEDHFIPEIIHPETLQPVEPGEIGELVFTTVTKEGIPIIRYRTRDLTRLIYDKCECGRTLVRMEKCTGRSDDMLIIRGVNVFPSQIESVLLEMSETEPHYLLIVEREGTLDVLKLMVEVQEQFFSDEIRELEKLKKKITHNIQSTLGISVDVKLVEPKTIERTAGKAKRVIDNRKI
- a CDS encoding sodium:solute symporter family protein — its product is MNTFTLGIVLVAYLLVIAYLGYRGYKGTKTAKDYLLGGREIHPFVMAMSYGATFISTSAIIGFGGISAVYGMGLIWLTFLNILIGVFIAFIFFGRKTRSMGRQLDAHTFPEFLGKRFNSKTIQMVSGLMIFVAMPLYAAVVLIGGARFIENIFEIDFSVALTFFSVIIAAYVIAGGLKGVMYTDALQGTIMFMSMFFLLIVTYSKLGGVGAAHEALTNMANLVPESLQAKGHEGWTAFPKMNSAWWWVLVTNIILGVGIGVLAQPQLIVRFMTVKSNRELNRAILPGGLFIFVVTGFIYTVGALSNLYFFNEKGQLSIEVAKGNIDLIIPEFINSAMPEWFVYLFMLALLSAGMSTLSSQFHAMGTSIGRDFVEQLSPSKKWNTMLITRLGIVVAILISIIIGYQLPGSIVARGTAIFFGICAATFLPVYIAALYWKSVTRTAAKWSMLAGFLSSAFALAFLHQKEAEPLGICNAIFGKDFLIAKFPWMIIDPLVFALPVSIIVLVAVTLLTKNENV
- a CDS encoding sodium:solute symporter family protein, whose product is MNTFTLGFVVVIYLLVIGYLGYKGYKTTKSAKDYLLAGREIHPFVMAMSYGATFISTSAIIGFGGVAGVYGMGLIWLTVLNIFVGVFIAFIFFGRITRKMGHNLDAHTFPEFLGNRFQSKKIQIISGAVIFIAMPLYAAVVLIGGARFIESIFEIDFSIALTFFSLIIAAYVIAGGLKGVMYTDALQGTIMFLSLFFLLIVSYIKLGGVSAAHEALTNMANLVPESLQAKGHEGWTAFPKMNSAWWWVLVTNIILGVGIGVLAQPQLVVRFMTVKSNRELNRAVLIGGVFIFVATGFIFTVGGLTNLFFYNESGQLAIQVAKGNVDLIIPEYINAAMPEWFVYLFMLALLSAGMSTLSSQFHAMGTSLGRDFFENVFPNKKFDTMFVTRIGIIVGIAISILIGYQLPGSIVARGTAIFFGVCAAAFLPVYFASLYWKRVSKTAAMWSILSGLLASVFALAFMHVKESEPLGICQAIFGQPTLATKFPWMIMDPIIIAMPISIIVLVAVSLATPKTSDEHLAKCFKGIN